From the genome of Methylocystis bryophila, one region includes:
- the otsB gene encoding trehalose-phosphatase — translation MLPSIDALKTHAIFLDLDGTLVEIAEHPDAVRVHPTTLRLLEALNDESSGALAVISGRELSAIDRLLHPLKLPAAGVHGLERRDASGVLHTAPSAQAPPISFVFEKILGDETGVVIERKPGGVAVHYRLRPDLERRCCQIVKEIVGQRKDLRLIHGKMVFEILQKGADKGSVINAFLGEPPFQGRVPIFAGDDVTDEAGFAAVNSHGGISIKVGGQETDARFRAKNVQELEAWLRDLIENARGEQTP, via the coding sequence ATGCTCCCTTCGATCGACGCTCTCAAGACACATGCGATATTCCTGGACCTCGACGGCACGCTCGTAGAGATCGCCGAGCACCCAGACGCCGTGCGCGTGCACCCCACCACGCTGCGGTTGCTCGAGGCGCTCAATGACGAGTCCAGTGGCGCCCTGGCGGTGATTTCAGGACGCGAGCTTTCTGCGATCGACCGCTTGCTGCATCCGTTGAAATTGCCCGCTGCAGGAGTACATGGCCTCGAGCGCCGAGACGCCTCGGGCGTGCTGCACACCGCGCCATCCGCGCAGGCGCCGCCCATCAGCTTCGTCTTCGAGAAAATCTTGGGCGATGAGACCGGGGTCGTCATCGAAAGGAAGCCGGGCGGAGTTGCGGTGCACTATCGATTGCGGCCTGATCTCGAGCGCCGCTGCTGCCAGATCGTGAAGGAGATTGTCGGACAACGGAAAGATCTTCGTTTGATTCATGGGAAAATGGTGTTCGAGATTCTCCAAAAGGGCGCCGACAAAGGAAGCGTGATCAACGCCTTCCTTGGAGAGCCTCCCTTCCAAGGGCGGGTTCCGATCTTCGCCGGAGACGACGTCACGGATGAAGCGGGCTTCGCTGCCGTCAACAGTCATGGAGGCATCTCGATAAAGGTCGGCGGGCAGGAAACAGACGCTCGATTTCGCGCCAAAAATGTCCAGGAGTTGGAGGCTTGGTTGCGAGACCTCATCGAGAATGCGCGTGGGGAGCAGACGCCTTGA
- a CDS encoding SCO family protein gives MLAVPALAHGVSSAELDGIAYRQAPGARLPLEITLRDENGAPLRLVELFDGPPLILILGYFHCPKLCSVARATLLSVLRDGGLTAGADYTFAAISIDPSEDATAAAGAKAADLAHFGPPGAERHWRFLTGEETALRRLKTAVGFDDRFDERRKAFAHPLGVVFVTPKGVVSGYLLDLGYNAEDIRRATARAASGEIVPPVSPILLLCFDFDSTTGHYSFAIVKALRWGAAATLGLLGLLAFRALQKDMRRV, from the coding sequence TTGCTCGCAGTTCCGGCGCTCGCCCACGGAGTCTCGTCGGCGGAACTCGACGGAATTGCCTATCGGCAAGCGCCCGGCGCGCGGCTTCCGCTCGAGATCACGCTACGCGACGAAAATGGCGCTCCCCTCCGCCTCGTCGAGCTTTTCGACGGCCCGCCGCTCATCCTGATCTTAGGCTATTTTCACTGTCCGAAGCTTTGCAGCGTGGCGCGCGCCACGCTTCTCTCGGTGCTGCGCGACGGCGGATTGACGGCAGGCGCCGATTACACCTTCGCCGCGATCAGCATCGATCCCTCGGAGGACGCGACTGCAGCCGCTGGGGCCAAGGCGGCGGATCTTGCGCATTTCGGCCCGCCTGGCGCGGAACGGCATTGGCGGTTCTTGACGGGCGAGGAGACGGCGCTGCGGCGGCTCAAAACCGCCGTCGGCTTCGATGACCGCTTCGATGAACGGCGAAAAGCTTTCGCCCATCCCCTCGGGGTCGTGTTCGTCACGCCCAAAGGCGTTGTTTCCGGTTATCTCCTTGACCTCGGCTATAACGCTGAGGACATACGCCGAGCGACCGCGCGCGCCGCGTCGGGCGAAATCGTCCCACCCGTCTCCCCCATTCTGTTGTTGTGCTTTGATTTCGATTCGACGACGGGCCATTATAGTTTCGCGATTGTGAAAGCCCTGCGGTGGGGAGCGGCCGCGACGCTGGGCTTGCTCGGCCTATTGGCGTTTCGCGCTTTGCAAAAGGACATGCGGCGAGTCTGA
- a CDS encoding zinc-finger domain-containing protein, which yields MECYRPLHVHNQAGAASVRIGVKELMCIGALPPFDHPHVFIDLGEADEARCPYCATLFLFDARLGKTCDPSACAYTPELEAIYEAAEPFRETGMTQHAVVDPPRPVAQPAERSAPSPGCAAR from the coding sequence ATGGAATGCTACCGCCCGCTGCATGTCCATAATCAAGCCGGAGCCGCAAGCGTGCGCATCGGCGTCAAGGAGCTCATGTGCATTGGCGCGTTGCCGCCTTTCGATCATCCGCACGTTTTCATCGACCTGGGCGAGGCCGACGAGGCGCGGTGCCCCTATTGCGCGACGCTGTTCCTGTTCGATGCGCGGTTGGGGAAGACTTGCGATCCCTCGGCCTGCGCTTACACGCCGGAGCTCGAGGCGATTTACGAGGCGGCGGAGCCGTTCCGCGAGACCGGGATGACGCAACACGCCGTCGTCGACCCGCCGCGCCCGGTCGCGCAGCCGGCGGAAAGGAGCGCGCCTTCGCCGGGCTGCGCCGCGCGATGA
- a CDS encoding phasin family protein: MSPQQIGNAGLTQFEAVTAAATSATQGFWAITTEATGYSQKSVANIIALGEKLSRARKLDEIIQLNSDFARTAFDDFTTEVTKIGSIYADMANQTMRVAKAGFNARPLEEAPVNPLKPAASRKQDTVAANSI, encoded by the coding sequence ATGAGTCCTCAACAAATCGGGAACGCCGGCCTCACTCAGTTCGAGGCGGTCACGGCGGCTGCGACATCGGCGACTCAAGGTTTCTGGGCCATCACCACCGAGGCGACAGGCTATTCGCAGAAGAGCGTCGCGAACATTATTGCGCTTGGCGAAAAACTCTCGCGGGCGCGCAAGCTCGACGAGATCATCCAGCTCAACTCCGATTTCGCCAGGACGGCTTTTGATGATTTCACCACGGAAGTGACCAAGATCGGCAGCATCTACGCCGATATGGCGAACCAGACGATGCGCGTGGCCAAGGCAGGTTTCAACGCGCGTCCGTTGGAGGAGGCGCCGGTGAACCCCTTGAAGCCGGCTGCGTCGCGCAAGCAAGACACAGTCGCGGCGAATTCGATCTGA
- a CDS encoding PAS domain-containing sensor histidine kinase codes for MPYPYEARRIFEQIFSAPNSTRRPSVAATSIAPSPVQSLFQRLAIGVGAAVLGLAFRLAIQDFVGNRIAYLTFYPVVMGGALLGGSVSGLVAALLCAAVAQLWLFPVTQTGDWIELPIFLAGAAVISGASEALRNAMSRTDSAEERADVEDRFRIVNERLRLAMSAGAIGAWDFDTEGNVFDACPQMREIFGFASDTLVTRDALFDAVVAQDRSAATEAFRAALDPMHGGRYFAQYRIRRVDDNAERWVGSQAQALFVEGKPARLIGVSRDITHEKGVEGLLHEKAQLADQLKESERRLRVFYDSGLVGVMCWNVDGSITEANDKFLEMLGYSREDLSDGRIDWIKITPPEFLPREQAAMAEVRASGATKEPFEQEYIRQNGERLPVLTAVSTLDGAGAKGVALALDISDRKRAEAELQKLHIHRFDLMKSMAAGFAHEITQPLTAAGAYAAAARRMLSSGSTGRAAEVVAETLEKTAGEVTRAGRIISRLREFISHGETNLLPAHLHDLIRQALADSGVVADDKSKVKLQLNAARDEVLADKVQLALVLVNLIRNAMQAMATSAKSELIIATSCDDQQIRVDVSDKGQGVSPELRDSLFEPFTTTKAGGMGIGLSISRAIIEAHHGSIWSKPSLDCGTIVSFALPLLDTENCERIAAQQTGLVRSSR; via the coding sequence ATGCCTTATCCTTACGAGGCTCGGCGAATTTTCGAGCAGATTTTCTCTGCGCCGAATAGCACGCGCCGTCCTTCGGTCGCGGCGACATCGATCGCTCCCTCCCCCGTGCAATCGCTCTTTCAGCGCCTTGCGATCGGCGTCGGCGCCGCTGTCCTCGGCTTGGCTTTCCGTCTTGCGATTCAGGATTTTGTGGGGAATCGCATCGCCTATTTGACATTCTATCCCGTCGTCATGGGCGGCGCGCTCTTGGGCGGCTCCGTGTCGGGCCTCGTCGCCGCTCTGCTTTGCGCGGCCGTCGCGCAGCTCTGGCTCTTTCCCGTGACGCAGACAGGCGACTGGATCGAGCTCCCTATTTTTCTCGCCGGCGCAGCAGTCATTTCGGGCGCCAGCGAAGCGCTCCGCAACGCGATGTCACGCACGGACTCCGCCGAGGAGCGCGCCGACGTCGAAGATCGGTTTCGAATCGTCAATGAACGCCTCCGTCTTGCAATGTCCGCGGGGGCGATCGGCGCGTGGGACTTCGACACGGAGGGAAACGTCTTCGACGCGTGCCCGCAGATGCGCGAGATCTTCGGATTTGCATCCGACACGCTCGTGACGCGCGACGCCCTTTTCGACGCGGTGGTGGCCCAAGATAGATCCGCCGCGACGGAGGCATTCCGCGCCGCGCTCGATCCCATGCACGGCGGTCGCTATTTCGCGCAATATCGCATTCGCCGCGTCGACGATAATGCAGAGCGGTGGGTCGGTTCGCAGGCGCAGGCCCTATTCGTGGAAGGCAAGCCCGCTCGCCTGATCGGCGTGAGCCGCGACATCACGCACGAAAAAGGGGTCGAAGGGCTGTTGCATGAAAAGGCTCAACTCGCTGACCAGCTGAAGGAGAGCGAGCGGCGCTTGCGCGTTTTTTACGATTCGGGATTAGTTGGAGTCATGTGCTGGAATGTCGACGGCTCGATCACGGAAGCCAACGACAAATTTCTGGAGATGCTGGGCTACAGCCGGGAGGACCTGAGCGACGGTCGCATCGACTGGATCAAGATCACGCCCCCCGAGTTCCTTCCCCGTGAACAAGCCGCGATGGCGGAGGTCAGAGCGAGCGGCGCGACCAAAGAGCCGTTTGAACAAGAATATATTCGCCAGAATGGAGAACGGCTCCCCGTTTTGACCGCCGTCTCCACTCTCGACGGCGCGGGCGCGAAAGGCGTTGCTCTGGCGCTCGACATCTCTGACCGCAAACGGGCCGAGGCGGAGCTTCAGAAACTTCACATCCATCGCTTCGATCTGATGAAAAGCATGGCTGCGGGCTTCGCGCATGAAATTACGCAACCGCTGACGGCCGCCGGCGCCTATGCGGCGGCGGCAAGGCGTATGCTCTCTTCAGGCTCGACGGGGCGTGCGGCTGAAGTCGTCGCCGAAACCCTGGAGAAGACCGCGGGGGAAGTCACACGGGCAGGGAGAATCATCTCGCGGCTGCGAGAATTTATCTCCCATGGCGAAACAAACCTGCTCCCGGCCCATCTTCACGACCTGATCCGACAGGCGTTGGCGGACTCTGGCGTCGTCGCGGATGATAAATCTAAGGTTAAGCTTCAACTGAACGCTGCAAGAGACGAGGTGCTTGCGGACAAGGTGCAGCTGGCGCTCGTCCTCGTGAATCTCATTCGCAACGCCATGCAGGCCATGGCGACGTCTGCGAAAAGCGAGCTGATCATCGCAACCTCCTGCGACGATCAACAGATTCGAGTTGACGTCTCAGATAAGGGACAGGGCGTCTCTCCGGAGCTGAGAGATAGCCTATTTGAGCCCTTCACCACGACAAAAGCCGGCGGCATGGGCATCGGCTTGTCCATCTCCCGCGCGATTATCGAGGCGCACCACGGAAGTATATGGTCTAAGCCCAGCTTGGATTGTGGGACGATCGTTTCCTTTGCGCTTCCGCTTCTCGACACCGAGAACTGCGAGAGGATAGCGGCCCAGCAAACCGGCTTAGTCCGGAGCTCCCGATAG
- a CDS encoding response regulator transcription factor, with product MGRVRNIYIVDDDPSVTEALGLFLTTEGFSVRRHASARSLLESLKEEESGCVVTDMRMPEMTGLELIQAMKAQGVSMPVILVTAYADVPLAVQAMKLGAVELLEKPFDYEALLRTIREALQQTHADEERRAKTQSILKRFATLTKREKEVLAGLLKGRSNKLIAHDLGISMRTVEVHRGTLMMKMDAKSLPELVQLALVVPPEELSGAPD from the coding sequence ATGGGCCGCGTCCGGAATATTTACATCGTTGATGACGATCCAAGCGTCACCGAGGCCTTGGGGCTGTTCCTGACGACGGAAGGATTTTCGGTGCGTCGGCATGCTTCGGCGCGTTCGCTTCTCGAGTCTTTGAAAGAAGAGGAGAGTGGTTGCGTCGTCACCGACATGAGGATGCCCGAGATGACGGGCCTTGAACTCATTCAAGCTATGAAAGCGCAAGGCGTTTCGATGCCGGTCATTCTTGTCACCGCCTACGCTGATGTTCCGCTGGCGGTACAAGCGATGAAGCTCGGCGCGGTGGAGCTGTTGGAAAAGCCGTTCGATTATGAGGCGTTGCTCAGAACCATCCGCGAGGCGCTGCAGCAAACGCACGCCGACGAGGAGCGCAGAGCAAAAACACAATCGATCCTCAAGAGATTTGCAACGCTGACGAAACGCGAGAAGGAGGTGCTCGCGGGATTGCTCAAGGGACGTTCGAACAAGCTCATCGCGCATGATCTTGGCATCAGCATGCGGACCGTCGAGGTTCATCGTGGAACGCTGATGATGAAAATGGACGCGAAGAGTCTGCCGGAACTGGTGCAGCTCGCCCTGGTCGTGCCGCCCGAGGAGCTATCGGGAGCTCCGGACTAA
- the acnA gene encoding aconitate hydratase AcnA encodes MASLDSFKARKKLAVGTKTYDYYSLAVAEKNGLKDVARLPYSLKSLLENLLRNEDGRAVTKETIQAFAGWLTHKGKTEVEIAFRPARVLMQDFTGVPAVVDLAAMRDAFVALGGDPQKINPLAPVDLVIDHSVIVDQFGTARALKANVALEYERNGERYRFLKWGQEAFDNFRVVPPGAGICHQVNLEYLAQTVWTKKERVKHKGKTETIEWAYPDTLVGTDSHTTMVNGLAVLGWGVGGIEAEAAMLGQPQTMLAPEVVGFKLENEPREGVTATDIVLTVTQILRKKGVVGKFVEFFGDGLAHLSLADRATIANMAPEYGATCGFFPVDEVTLAYLKASGRSAARVALVEAYAKAQGMFRTAQAPEPEFTDVVTLDLSSVVPSLAGPKRPEGRVALEDMKSTFLSALEGEYRKPGGVEARHAVEDEAFTLGHGDVVIAAITSCTNTSNPGVLVGAGLLARNAVARGLKVKPWVKTSLAPGSQVVAAYLEKAGLQKPLDKLGFNLVGFGCTTCIGNSGPLPAPVSKTIQAHDLVAASVLSGNRNFEGRVNADVQANYLASPPLVVAFALAGTVAIDLSSEPLGSDKKGKPVYLRDIWPSNAEIEEVIAKNVTRGMFRDAYGEVFDGDSHWKKLKTPKGETYGWDAQSTYVRNPPYFTGLTKEPKSVSDILEARILALFGDKITTDHISPAGSIKAASPAGKWLQSQGVEPKDFNQYGTRRGNHEVMMRGAFANIRIKNFMLSDAAGNAPEGGNTKHFPDGETLSIYDAAMKYKAEGAPLVIFAGAEYGNGSSRDWAAKGTALLGVRAVIAQSFERIHRSNLVGMGVLPLTFEPGTTWQSLGLSGAEQVTIEGLGASLTPRQILVAKIVYADGKRREAPLLARIDTLDELEYFRNGGILPYVLRSLLS; translated from the coding sequence ATGGCTTCTCTCGACAGTTTCAAGGCCAGGAAAAAACTCGCCGTCGGAACCAAGACCTATGACTATTATTCGCTGGCCGTCGCCGAAAAGAACGGGCTGAAAGACGTCGCGCGCCTTCCCTATTCCCTCAAGAGCCTGCTCGAGAACTTGCTGCGCAACGAGGACGGCCGCGCCGTCACGAAGGAGACGATCCAGGCCTTTGCGGGCTGGCTCACGCACAAGGGCAAGACGGAGGTCGAGATCGCCTTCCGCCCGGCGCGCGTCTTGATGCAGGATTTCACCGGCGTTCCGGCCGTCGTCGATCTGGCCGCCATGCGTGACGCTTTCGTCGCGCTGGGCGGCGATCCGCAGAAAATCAATCCGCTCGCCCCCGTCGATCTCGTCATCGACCACTCGGTCATCGTCGATCAATTCGGCACGGCGCGCGCGCTGAAGGCCAATGTCGCGCTCGAATATGAGCGCAATGGCGAGCGCTATCGTTTCTTGAAGTGGGGCCAGGAAGCCTTCGACAATTTCCGCGTCGTGCCTCCCGGCGCGGGCATCTGCCATCAGGTCAATCTCGAATATCTTGCCCAGACGGTTTGGACGAAGAAAGAGCGCGTCAAGCACAAGGGTAAGACCGAGACGATCGAATGGGCCTATCCCGACACGCTCGTCGGCACCGATTCCCATACGACCATGGTCAATGGCCTCGCCGTGCTCGGCTGGGGCGTCGGCGGCATCGAGGCGGAGGCGGCCATGCTCGGCCAACCCCAGACGATGCTCGCGCCGGAAGTCGTCGGCTTCAAGCTCGAGAATGAGCCGCGCGAGGGCGTGACCGCGACCGACATCGTGCTGACGGTCACGCAAATACTGCGCAAGAAGGGCGTCGTCGGCAAGTTCGTCGAGTTTTTCGGCGATGGGTTGGCGCATCTCTCGCTCGCCGACCGTGCGACCATCGCCAATATGGCGCCCGAGTATGGCGCGACCTGCGGCTTCTTCCCCGTCGATGAGGTCACGCTCGCCTATCTCAAAGCCTCAGGCCGGTCGGCGGCGCGGGTCGCGCTCGTCGAGGCCTACGCCAAGGCGCAGGGGATGTTCCGCACGGCGCAGGCGCCGGAGCCGGAATTCACGGATGTGGTGACGCTCGACCTCTCCAGCGTCGTTCCCTCGCTCGCCGGGCCGAAGCGCCCCGAGGGACGGGTCGCGCTCGAAGACATGAAGTCGACTTTTCTCTCGGCGCTGGAAGGCGAATATAGAAAGCCCGGCGGCGTCGAAGCGCGCCATGCCGTCGAAGACGAAGCGTTCACGCTCGGTCATGGCGACGTGGTCATCGCCGCGATCACCTCCTGCACCAACACCTCCAATCCTGGCGTGCTTGTGGGCGCGGGCCTTCTGGCGCGCAATGCTGTCGCGCGCGGCTTGAAGGTAAAGCCCTGGGTCAAGACTTCACTGGCGCCGGGAAGCCAAGTCGTCGCCGCCTATCTCGAGAAAGCGGGCCTGCAGAAGCCGCTCGACAAGCTCGGCTTCAATCTCGTCGGCTTTGGCTGCACGACCTGCATCGGCAACTCCGGGCCGCTGCCGGCGCCCGTCTCCAAGACCATTCAGGCGCATGATCTCGTCGCGGCGTCGGTGCTCTCCGGCAATCGCAATTTCGAGGGCCGTGTGAATGCCGATGTGCAGGCGAATTATCTCGCCTCGCCGCCGCTCGTCGTCGCCTTCGCGCTCGCTGGCACGGTGGCGATCGATCTTTCGAGCGAGCCCTTGGGCAGCGACAAGAAGGGCAAGCCAGTTTATCTCCGCGACATTTGGCCGAGCAATGCGGAGATCGAGGAGGTCATCGCCAAAAATGTGACCCGCGGCATGTTTCGCGACGCCTATGGCGAAGTCTTCGACGGCGACTCCCACTGGAAGAAGCTCAAGACGCCGAAAGGCGAGACTTACGGCTGGGACGCCCAATCGACCTATGTGCGCAATCCCCCTTATTTCACGGGGCTGACGAAGGAGCCGAAGTCCGTTAGCGACATCCTCGAGGCGCGAATCCTCGCGCTGTTTGGCGATAAGATCACGACCGACCATATTTCGCCGGCGGGCTCGATCAAGGCGGCGTCTCCCGCCGGCAAATGGTTGCAGAGCCAAGGCGTCGAGCCCAAGGACTTCAACCAATATGGGACGCGCCGAGGCAATCACGAAGTGATGATGCGCGGCGCCTTCGCCAACATCCGCATCAAGAACTTTATGTTGAGCGACGCCGCCGGCAACGCGCCGGAGGGCGGAAACACCAAGCATTTCCCGGATGGCGAGACCCTGTCGATTTACGACGCCGCCATGAAATACAAGGCGGAAGGCGCGCCGCTCGTCATCTTCGCCGGCGCCGAATATGGCAATGGCTCGTCCCGCGACTGGGCGGCGAAAGGCACGGCGCTGCTTGGCGTCCGCGCCGTCATCGCGCAAAGCTTCGAGCGCATCCACCGCTCCAACCTCGTGGGCATGGGCGTGCTGCCGCTGACCTTCGAGCCGGGAACGACATGGCAGTCGCTGGGGCTCTCGGGCGCGGAGCAGGTGACGATCGAGGGCTTAGGAGCGAGTCTTACGCCCCGACAAATCCTCGTCGCGAAGATCGTCTATGCTGACGGCAAGCGGCGCGAGGCGCCGTTGCTCGCGCGCATCGATACGCTGGACGAGTTGGAGTATTTCCGAAACGGCGGGATTTTGCCTTACGTTTTGCGGAGCTTGCTTAGCTGA
- a CDS encoding CDP-diacylglycerol diphosphatase → MKTSISVPAPVGAPARPLLARIASRLLLAAGLGASALAPPWGAKALDLSDRGALWQVVHKLCLPMHATLGLPLPCLAVDDKRGFVVIRAPGDATRIIIVPTDRLEGIESPSLLREDAPNFWAYAWDERERVASAAPRPLGWDDIGMAINSRHARTQDQMHIHVDCLDARLKKALAGAKLSTQRWSTLDLRPWGRYRAKRLPETGLERSPFKIVAEEIPGARSSMGLQTIAVAGVTGAQGERGFALLEQGAGGSAEELLDHQCRAERG, encoded by the coding sequence TTGAAGACAAGTATTTCCGTCCCGGCTCCGGTCGGCGCGCCGGCCCGGCCCCTCCTGGCGCGCATCGCCTCCAGGCTCCTGCTCGCCGCCGGCCTCGGGGCGAGCGCCCTGGCGCCGCCTTGGGGGGCCAAAGCCCTCGACCTCTCTGACCGCGGCGCGCTCTGGCAGGTCGTGCATAAGCTCTGCCTCCCCATGCACGCGACGCTCGGGCTTCCGCTTCCCTGCCTTGCGGTCGACGACAAACGCGGCTTCGTCGTGATCCGCGCCCCCGGCGACGCGACGCGCATCATCATCGTGCCGACGGACCGGTTGGAAGGGATAGAGAGCCCAAGTCTGCTGCGTGAGGACGCCCCCAATTTTTGGGCTTACGCTTGGGATGAGCGCGAACGGGTCGCCTCGGCCGCCCCGCGGCCGCTGGGCTGGGACGACATCGGCATGGCGATCAATTCGCGCCACGCCCGAACGCAGGATCAGATGCACATCCATGTCGATTGTCTCGACGCACGGTTGAAGAAGGCGCTGGCGGGCGCGAAGCTTTCAACGCAGCGTTGGTCGACGCTCGATCTGAGGCCTTGGGGGCGCTACCGCGCCAAGCGTCTTCCTGAAACGGGGCTCGAGCGTAGCCCTTTCAAGATCGTCGCCGAGGAGATCCCCGGCGCCCGGTCAAGCATGGGCCTCCAGACCATCGCCGTCGCGGGTGTGACGGGCGCCCAGGGCGAACGTGGGTTCGCGCTGCTCGAGCAGGGGGCGGGCGGGTCTGCGGAGGAGTTGCTGGATCATCAGTGCCGGGCCGAGCGGGGCTGA
- a CDS encoding oligosaccharide flippase family protein, with translation MAPLRSGLVKGLHLFSIGALDLGTPLVRMIFFSHLLSLEELGFASALSAVSASLEQITDLAIYRFVFCSSREDFAEALAGAHALGLLRGCALAMIMLLGAPALAHVFGRDQDWEAFAFMGLISLVRSLEHLETRVAERDYRYDGQFKVSLVSHLGSLVTLIVVAVIWRDHNALLASLFTQSLLTTVMSHRLATQPFKINFRTPYFRRAWKFGYPLMFNGIGLAAVSQGDRLIVGALLGLPTLGVYSVSMLAATLPIGILFKVVGTFGLAALHNAKVETGQLAARLRAYATTVPILAGIYACASLIGLNPAIRLVFGQTFVVDDWALALLTLNAFFRIVRMEPFNGLLLHEGRTAALALTNFAGFSGVAASMVLCWIFPTLLSPLVGRLGGEVASLVAALHVTRDGFLAARRHFLWTFGCSLVAILGAIGILLPMDGQPLKRVGILACFFLGYLIWAGLALPKLLSEAFQTREV, from the coding sequence ATGGCGCCCCTGCGATCCGGTCTTGTCAAAGGTTTACATTTGTTTTCGATTGGCGCTCTCGACCTCGGAACGCCTCTGGTGCGGATGATCTTCTTCTCGCACCTTCTGAGCCTCGAGGAGCTAGGCTTCGCTTCCGCACTTTCAGCCGTCTCCGCTTCGCTTGAGCAGATCACGGACTTAGCCATTTATCGGTTCGTCTTCTGTTCCTCCCGCGAGGATTTTGCGGAGGCGCTCGCCGGCGCTCACGCCCTCGGACTGCTTCGAGGCTGCGCGCTCGCGATGATCATGCTACTCGGAGCGCCAGCCTTGGCGCATGTCTTCGGGCGCGATCAGGATTGGGAGGCTTTCGCCTTCATGGGCCTTATTTCCCTGGTGCGCTCGCTGGAGCATCTCGAGACGCGCGTGGCGGAACGCGACTATCGTTACGACGGCCAGTTCAAAGTCAGTCTCGTGTCGCACCTCGGCAGCCTGGTGACGTTGATCGTTGTCGCGGTCATCTGGCGCGACCATAACGCGCTGCTCGCCTCGCTGTTCACTCAAAGCCTGCTCACCACCGTGATGAGCCATCGGCTGGCCACCCAGCCCTTCAAGATCAATTTTCGTACGCCTTATTTCCGACGCGCCTGGAAATTCGGCTATCCGCTCATGTTCAACGGCATAGGGTTAGCCGCGGTAAGCCAAGGCGACCGCCTCATCGTCGGCGCGCTGCTCGGCCTCCCGACGCTCGGCGTCTACTCCGTCTCGATGCTCGCCGCCACGCTCCCGATCGGCATCCTCTTCAAGGTGGTGGGAACCTTCGGCCTTGCCGCCTTGCACAACGCCAAGGTCGAGACCGGTCAGCTGGCCGCAAGGTTGCGGGCCTATGCGACGACGGTGCCTATCCTGGCTGGGATCTATGCTTGCGCATCGCTGATCGGCTTGAATCCCGCCATCCGCCTCGTCTTTGGGCAGACTTTCGTCGTCGACGATTGGGCGCTGGCGCTGCTGACGCTGAACGCGTTTTTCAGAATTGTGCGCATGGAGCCTTTCAACGGCTTGCTTTTGCATGAAGGGCGAACCGCCGCTCTGGCGCTCACGAACTTCGCCGGCTTTTCGGGAGTGGCGGCCAGCATGGTTCTTTGCTGGATTTTTCCGACGCTGCTCTCGCCGCTTGTCGGACGTCTCGGGGGCGAAGTCGCCAGCCTGGTCGCCGCCCTGCATGTCACGCGGGACGGCTTTCTGGCCGCGCGCCGTCATTTCCTTTGGACCTTCGGCTGTTCCCTTGTCGCGATCCTCGGGGCGATCGGAATCTTGCTCCCAATGGATGGGCAACCTCTTAAGCGCGTTGGGATACTGGCTTGCTTCTTTTTGGGTTACCTTATCTGGGCAGGACTTGCGCTTCCAAAATTGCTGAGCGAAGCGTTTCAGACGCGGGAAGTTTAG